One Roseimaritima multifibrata DNA window includes the following coding sequences:
- a CDS encoding adenine phosphoribosyltransferase, with the protein MNSHPLQRYIRDIPDFPKPGILYRDITPLLANSAAFQEAIDRMAEPFFNQQVDVIASAEARGFIFAAPLALRLNAGFVPIRKPGKLPFERNSFRYELEYGADELEIHVDGVSAGQKVLLVDDLLATGGTMEACCRLLEQCDAEIVGCSFLVHLVQLGGEDRLSPYPCHSVLRYDDDDSECELSVQNREPGPSV; encoded by the coding sequence ATGAATTCGCATCCTTTGCAACGTTATATCCGCGACATTCCAGATTTTCCTAAACCAGGAATTTTGTATCGCGACATCACCCCTTTGCTGGCCAATTCGGCGGCATTTCAAGAAGCGATCGACCGGATGGCCGAACCGTTTTTTAACCAACAGGTTGATGTTATCGCTTCGGCGGAAGCTCGCGGATTTATCTTTGCTGCACCGCTGGCCCTACGGTTGAACGCAGGATTTGTCCCGATTCGAAAGCCCGGCAAATTGCCGTTTGAACGGAATTCATTTCGTTACGAGCTGGAATATGGCGCGGACGAGCTGGAAATTCACGTCGATGGTGTTTCTGCGGGGCAGAAGGTTCTGCTGGTCGACGACCTGTTGGCCACCGGAGGAACGATGGAGGCTTGCTGCCGGCTGCTAGAGCAATGCGATGCAGAGATCGTCGGCTGTAGTTTTCTTGTCCATCTGGTGCAACTGGGGGGAGAGGACCGGCTTAGTCCTTATCCTTGCCATAGCGTGTTGCGTTACGACGACGACGATTCTGAATGCGAGTTAAGCGTTCAGAATCGTGAGCCAGGTCCTTCGGTTTAA
- a CDS encoding formylmethanofuran--tetrahydromethanopterin N-formyltransferase — protein sequence MNLHELVEDTYAEGFRSIYGEILITARDQNWLEKAVNAVTGHASSTILCDCEAGVSEWIDKDAALGGATPDSRPGAVIQFHVPRFRKDRREHLEKVMLARISQNVLTCPTARCFNRLETEDYYKLGRKIAFFGDGHQFRDSRYGIKGWVIPILGGEFFLSRRFGFRDGVMGGNLWFLGETEEAALIAAERAAEAAEATPGVITTFPGGVAASGSKAGSSYSFTIASTYAEFCPTLKEKLGETSKVPEGCNSIMELIVNGRDLDALKIATKNAILAAAPTPGLMRISAGNYNGRLGKSFVHLHELLDA from the coding sequence ATGAACTTGCACGAATTAGTAGAAGATACATACGCGGAAGGTTTTCGAAGCATCTACGGCGAAATCCTGATCACCGCCCGCGATCAAAATTGGTTAGAGAAAGCGGTCAACGCAGTGACCGGGCACGCCTCCAGCACGATCCTCTGTGATTGTGAAGCGGGCGTTTCCGAGTGGATCGACAAAGATGCCGCACTTGGCGGTGCCACGCCCGACAGTCGCCCCGGCGCAGTGATCCAATTTCATGTGCCACGTTTTCGCAAAGACCGCCGCGAACATCTTGAAAAAGTCATGTTGGCACGGATCAGCCAAAACGTGCTGACCTGTCCGACCGCTCGCTGCTTCAACCGCCTAGAAACCGAAGACTATTACAAGCTGGGACGCAAAATCGCCTTCTTCGGCGACGGCCATCAGTTCCGTGATTCTCGTTATGGCATCAAAGGCTGGGTGATTCCGATCCTGGGGGGCGAGTTCTTTCTGTCACGGCGATTTGGATTCCGCGACGGTGTCATGGGCGGCAATCTATGGTTCCTCGGAGAGACCGAAGAGGCGGCATTGATCGCCGCGGAACGAGCTGCAGAAGCGGCGGAAGCAACCCCGGGCGTCATCACCACCTTCCCCGGCGGCGTCGCTGCCAGCGGAAGCAAAGCAGGCAGTAGTTATTCGTTTACGATCGCGAGTACCTACGCTGAATTTTGTCCCACCCTAAAAGAAAAGTTAGGGGAGACTTCCAAGGTGCCTGAAGGCTGCAATTCGATCATGGAATTGATCGTTAACGGACGCGACTTAGACGCTTTGAAAATCGCCACCAAAAACGCCATCCTGGCAGCCGCCCCCACCCCCGGACTGATGCGAATCAGTGCGGGGAACTACAACGGCAGACTCGGAAAAAGCTTCGTTCATTTACATGAATTACTAGACGCTTAA
- a CDS encoding 5-formyltetrahydrofolate cyclo-ligase has product MTVQNGDELTELKNQIRKTAHANRKSQADKDSVSEQITTTVMDLPEYKAAKTIMWYVDVRDEVRTRHALPSAIATGQKIVVPFCVDGELELFHLESMDELETGMYKILEPRADLREVASKRVPVDQLDFVLVPGVGFDDQGGRTGHGKGYYDKLLENARQDAPLIALAFDCQMFPEIPMQSHDIYMDKVVTETAVHPGRGRAS; this is encoded by the coding sequence ATGACTGTTCAGAATGGCGACGAATTGACGGAACTGAAAAACCAAATCCGCAAAACGGCACACGCCAATCGAAAATCTCAAGCCGACAAAGATTCGGTCAGTGAACAGATCACCACAACCGTCATGGACTTACCCGAGTACAAGGCGGCGAAAACGATTATGTGGTATGTCGACGTGCGTGACGAAGTCCGCACCCGACATGCCCTCCCCTCGGCAATTGCGACAGGGCAAAAGATCGTTGTCCCTTTTTGCGTCGACGGTGAACTGGAATTGTTCCACCTAGAATCGATGGATGAACTAGAAACGGGGATGTACAAAATTCTGGAACCACGTGCGGACCTTCGCGAGGTCGCTTCCAAACGGGTCCCGGTTGACCAGCTGGATTTTGTCCTTGTGCCGGGCGTCGGCTTCGACGACCAGGGTGGCAGGACCGGGCACGGCAAGGGTTACTACGACAAACTGTTGGAAAACGCCCGCCAGGATGCACCTCTGATCGCGCTCGCCTTTGACTGTCAGATGTTCCCTGAAATCCCGATGCAGTCGCACGACATCTACATGGACAAAGTGGTTACCGAAACCGCAGTCCATCCCGGCCGAGGTCGCGCATCATGA